The proteins below are encoded in one region of Clostridium estertheticum:
- a CDS encoding FtsX-like permease family protein, which translates to MTFNQIAFKIFKANLRRYLLFFLCNSFSIMVFFTYTTIYTNKKFMNPSNINYSITNNMVAPGVMVMLFSAFFIFYAQNSFIKFRKKEFGLFMVLGMTNKDIQRMMIIENGLIAIFSLLTGLVSGTIFSKLFYMLIIKIIDVNGVPFSIAIQSYIYTTVFFTVIYLLVIMKGLIESFRYEIINLLKSTRKQDNNFLNSPIWSVIGIILIVIACLDMRINNSVENSSVSLRSLAVCFLGIYLLISNMAWLFSKVTNYFHYKSYKNILFIANMKHTLGQSKKILFIITLFVSMTIFMSTIAVIIISDSKRLSTAYNPYDIAYAQIFGKNKITVPQLDNILKNSKTNLTSLKTIDFISKPYITVLSDKNLNANLGTQLKVEKGCFISLFQIVKDDGYEHETTAVSSLVIPIKGTDNTYKPGGEITKVLFNKIPILSNGHYVIINDNDFQNIRTNSNQDDVGKIKLMNFNDWYKTKEVLDELKSNLETSNRKNKTYFDNINDDIKWFKPASRIADYLDDKQSGSYSLFLCSFVGILFFISSVVMLHFKLLTEYDNEKVKYKKLYKIGITDKEVAKLISKELKVLFFVPYILSIFVSAFYSYHLPVKQGGQMVTLMYSFIISLIYFCFQIVFYLVYNKVYVKRLIKDLEK; encoded by the coding sequence ATGACATTTAACCAGATAGCTTTTAAAATTTTCAAAGCTAATTTGAGAAGATATTTGCTATTTTTTTTATGCAACAGTTTTTCAATAATGGTTTTCTTTACATATACTACAATTTATACAAATAAAAAATTTATGAATCCTTCAAATATTAATTATTCTATTACAAATAATATGGTAGCGCCTGGAGTAATGGTTATGCTTTTTTCAGCATTTTTTATATTTTATGCTCAGAATTCTTTTATCAAATTTAGAAAAAAAGAATTTGGACTTTTTATGGTGTTAGGCATGACAAATAAGGATATACAGAGAATGATGATTATAGAAAATGGTTTAATAGCAATTTTTTCTTTACTAACAGGATTAGTTTCAGGAACAATATTTTCAAAGTTATTTTATATGTTAATTATTAAAATAATTGATGTCAACGGGGTACCTTTTTCTATCGCAATTCAAAGTTATATTTATACTACAGTTTTCTTCACAGTGATTTACCTACTTGTAATAATGAAGGGACTTATAGAATCTTTTAGGTATGAGATAATAAATCTTTTAAAATCTACTAGAAAACAAGATAATAACTTTCTAAATAGTCCAATCTGGAGTGTAATTGGAATTATCCTAATAGTAATAGCTTGTTTAGATATGAGAATTAATAACAGCGTGGAAAATTCATCAGTGTCATTACGAAGTTTGGCAGTATGTTTTTTAGGGATTTATCTTTTAATTTCTAATATGGCTTGGCTTTTTTCGAAGGTAACTAATTATTTTCACTATAAGAGTTACAAAAATATTTTATTTATAGCTAATATGAAACACACTTTGGGTCAATCAAAGAAAATCCTCTTTATAATAACTTTATTTGTTAGCATGACAATATTTATGAGTACTATAGCAGTAATAATAATATCGGATTCTAAGAGATTATCTACTGCGTACAATCCTTATGACATAGCATATGCACAGATTTTTGGCAAAAACAAGATTACAGTTCCTCAGCTTGATAATATTTTAAAAAATTCTAAGACTAATTTAACTTCTTTAAAAACAATAGATTTTATATCAAAGCCATACATAACAGTTTTATCTGATAAAAATCTGAATGCGAATTTGGGAACACAGTTAAAAGTTGAAAAAGGATGTTTTATATCACTATTTCAAATAGTAAAAGACGATGGGTATGAACATGAAACTACTGCAGTTAGTAGTCTTGTTATACCAATAAAGGGTACTGATAATACATATAAACCTGGAGGGGAAATTACTAAAGTACTATTTAACAAAATTCCAATATTGAGTAATGGGCATTATGTTATCATTAATGATAATGACTTCCAAAACATAAGAACTAATTCTAACCAAGATGATGTAGGTAAAATTAAGCTTATGAATTTTAATGATTGGTATAAAACTAAGGAGGTTTTAGATGAGCTAAAAAGTAATTTGGAGACAAGTAATAGAAAAAATAAAACTTATTTTGACAATATAAATGATGATATTAAATGGTTTAAACCAGCATCAAGAATAGCTGATTATTTGGATGATAAACAATCAGGGTCATATTCATTGTTTTTATGTAGTTTTGTCGGAATACTTTTTTTCATATCGTCAGTGGTAATGTTGCATTTTAAACTTTTGACAGAGTATGATAATGAAAAGGTAAAATATAAAAAACTATATAAAATAGGGATTACTGACAAAGAGGTAGCTAAACTTATTTCAAAAGAGTTAAAAGTGTTATTTTTTGTGCCGTACATATTATCAATTTTTGTATCAGCTTTTTATAGCTACCACTTGCCAGTTAAACAAGGAGGTCAGATGGTTACTCTAATGTATTCTTTTATAATTAGTCTTATATATTTTTGCTTTCAAATAGTATTTTATTTAGTTTATAATAAGGTGTATGTAAAAAGATTAATTAAGGATTTAGAAAAATAA
- a CDS encoding helix-turn-helix domain-containing protein — translation MQKEVNYLKVGSKIRIERERFGMNREDLSGLLDISSYFLGQIERGERRMSVNTLVNLCECLHISIDSLFFEQVTGSINNDDLHSLINKCSEKEIVVIQGVVKLILPHLAR, via the coding sequence ATGCAGAAGGAAGTTAATTATTTAAAAGTAGGTAGCAAAATAAGAATTGAAAGAGAAAGGTTTGGTATGAATAGAGAAGATTTGTCAGGACTTTTAGATATATCTTCGTATTTTTTAGGACAAATTGAAAGAGGGGAAAGAAGAATGAGTGTTAATACATTAGTAAATCTTTGCGAATGTTTACATATTTCTATAGATTCTTTGTTTTTTGAACAAGTGACTGGAAGTATAAATAATGATGATTTGCATTCATTAATTAATAAATGCTCAGAAAAAGAAATTGTTGTTATTCAAGGAGTTGTAAAGTTGATTTTACCGCATCTTGCAAGGTAA
- the sigG gene encoding RNA polymerase sporulation sigma factor SigG, whose product MIFNKVEICGVNTSKLPKLKEKEMKELLYRIQNGEPECRDVFIEGNLRLVLSVIKRFNNRGENVDDLFQVGCIGLMKSIDNFNLSLNVRFSTYAVPMIIGEIRRYLRDNNSIRVSRSLRDIAYRALQVRDRLVNENNKEPTVEQIAKELELPREDVVFALDAIQDPVSLFQPIYHDGGDEIYVMDQIKDTKNLDDSWLENISIKDGMNKLKDREKLILNLRFFDGKTQMEVANEIGISQAQVSRLEKTALKHMKKYV is encoded by the coding sequence ATGATATTTAATAAAGTAGAGATATGTGGGGTAAATACTTCAAAACTACCAAAATTAAAAGAAAAAGAAATGAAGGAGTTATTGTACAGGATACAAAATGGCGAGCCTGAGTGTAGAGATGTATTCATTGAAGGAAATTTAAGATTGGTTTTAAGTGTAATAAAGCGTTTTAATAATCGAGGAGAAAATGTAGATGATCTATTTCAAGTTGGCTGTATTGGTTTAATGAAATCTATTGATAATTTTAATTTAAGTCTAAATGTTAGGTTTTCAACATATGCAGTTCCTATGATTATAGGGGAAATAAGAAGATACTTAAGAGATAATAACTCTATAAGAGTTAGTAGGTCACTTCGGGATATTGCATACAGAGCATTACAAGTTAGGGACAGATTGGTAAATGAGAACAATAAAGAGCCTACTGTAGAACAAATTGCAAAGGAGTTAGAATTACCAAGGGAGGATGTGGTATTTGCTTTAGATGCTATACAAGACCCTGTATCTTTGTTTCAACCAATATACCATGATGGTGGAGATGAAATTTATGTAATGGATCAAATAAAAGACACTAAAAACTTAGATGATAGTTGGCTTGAAAACATATCAATTAAGGATGGTATGAATAAATTAAAAGATAGAGAAAAATTAATATTAAATTTAAGATTTTTTGATGGGAAAACCCAAATGGAAGTAGCTAATGAAATAGGTATTTCTCAAGCACAAGTGTCAAGACTAGAAAAGACTGCACTAAAACATATGAAAAAGTATGTATAG
- a CDS encoding DUF6440 family protein, whose translation MFNNNESQNKMPKTIYDHEYEISVRCKAIVNTGLITNYFINIEGYNGGITVLLDKNGNSMLSQIKL comes from the coding sequence ATGTTTAATAATAATGAGAGTCAAAATAAAATGCCTAAAACAATATATGATCATGAATATGAAATATCCGTACGTTGCAAAGCAATTGTAAATACAGGTTTAATTACAAATTATTTTATAAATATAGAAGGTTATAATGGAGGTATTACTGTATTGTTAGATAAAAACGGGAACTCTATGTTATCGCAAATAAAATTATAA
- a CDS encoding HelD family protein produces MGNYKLINKEETLYLDNTLNFLKKELTKDEYDINFKKRDLITSRRDMWQESAHSSNDFDKIPEMLQHLSEVDSQNYSYEKTLKRIKKYTQILNSPYFGRFDFKEDGYDDLDKIYIGLYNLIDKDTSSILIYDWRSPISSMFYQFEIGKGSYNAPFSVISGDITMKRQYKIKESKLQYFFDSSVTINDEILQEVLSHNSSSTMKNIVETIQKQQDIIIRDTENELLIVQGVAGSGKTSIALHRIAYLLYVGMGSKIHSNNIIIISPSSVFSKYISGVLPELGEDNVEETTFDNIIVDFLDNRFIFESRKEQLESLIINNNQSINIKMENTKFKGSKTFVIILDRLIYYYEHNLTNFEDLYYDGKIIETKQQLNNLFLNGKMDMPISKRLKRIESMMLNKIHPLRKARLQKIQKIVLNATNHQLEIKSFSRLLAIKEAKVLMGHIHKYTQVDYANLYKLLFNKSGLFLKLSKGLELPKDIKQMILKTIESLHKDHIDYEDCAPLLYIKLKLNGNREFSDIQQVVIDEAQDYYPLQYEVFNLLFARAKFTILGDFNQTLEKHGNKFIYDDLEDILHKKKSLKLSMNKSFRSSIEINSFTQKILNSKEEFVSFDRHEDEPIIVFKDNEKSIYEAIILDIHKYENLGYESIAVICKTQQEALIIEKELIRLDNIKLLNIDDTEIIKGTVVIPSYISKGLEFDVVLVFNVSKNNYNSEFDRNLLYVACTRALHQLVIYYTGEKSDFF; encoded by the coding sequence ATGGGTAATTATAAACTAATTAATAAAGAGGAAACACTATATCTTGATAATACACTTAACTTTCTAAAAAAAGAACTTACGAAAGATGAATATGATATTAACTTTAAAAAAAGAGACCTTATTACTTCAAGAAGAGATATGTGGCAAGAATCTGCTCATTCTTCAAATGATTTTGATAAAATTCCAGAGATGCTTCAACATCTTTCAGAGGTTGATAGTCAAAATTATAGCTACGAAAAAACACTTAAACGTATAAAGAAATATACACAGATTCTAAACTCACCGTATTTTGGAAGATTTGATTTTAAAGAAGATGGTTATGATGATCTTGATAAAATTTATATTGGTCTTTATAATTTAATAGATAAAGATACCAGTTCAATTTTAATATATGATTGGCGCTCACCTATTTCAAGTATGTTTTATCAATTTGAAATAGGCAAAGGCTCATATAATGCGCCATTCTCAGTGATTTCAGGTGATATTACTATGAAGAGACAATATAAAATTAAGGAATCAAAACTTCAATATTTTTTTGATAGTAGTGTAACAATTAATGATGAAATTCTGCAAGAAGTTTTGAGCCATAATTCTTCATCAACAATGAAAAATATAGTTGAAACCATCCAAAAGCAGCAGGATATAATTATTCGGGATACTGAAAACGAACTTTTAATTGTGCAAGGTGTGGCCGGAAGTGGTAAAACTTCTATAGCACTACATAGAATTGCATATTTGCTTTATGTTGGTATGGGATCAAAAATACATTCCAATAATATTATTATAATTTCTCCAAGTTCCGTATTTAGTAAATATATTTCTGGGGTTTTACCAGAACTCGGCGAGGATAACGTAGAAGAAACTACTTTTGACAATATTATAGTTGATTTCTTAGATAATAGATTTATATTTGAAAGTAGGAAAGAGCAACTTGAATCTTTGATTATTAATAATAATCAATCCATAAATATAAAAATGGAGAACACTAAATTTAAAGGCTCAAAAACTTTTGTTATAATTTTAGATAGATTAATCTATTATTATGAACATAATTTGACTAATTTTGAAGACTTATATTATGATGGCAAAATTATCGAAACAAAGCAGCAGCTAAATAATCTTTTCCTAAACGGTAAAATGGATATGCCAATATCAAAAAGACTTAAAAGAATTGAAAGTATGATGCTTAATAAAATTCACCCTTTAAGAAAAGCAAGGCTTCAAAAGATTCAAAAAATTGTTCTAAATGCTACTAACCACCAGCTAGAGATAAAATCTTTTAGCAGATTATTGGCAATCAAAGAAGCTAAAGTATTAATGGGTCATATCCACAAGTATACGCAGGTTGATTATGCAAATTTGTATAAATTACTTTTCAATAAATCCGGACTTTTTTTAAAACTTTCCAAAGGGTTAGAACTACCAAAAGATATTAAACAAATGATATTAAAAACCATTGAAAGTCTCCATAAAGACCATATCGATTATGAGGATTGTGCACCCCTTTTATATATTAAACTTAAGCTTAATGGTAATCGGGAATTTTCAGATATACAGCAGGTTGTTATTGATGAGGCTCAAGATTATTATCCCCTTCAATACGAAGTTTTTAATCTTCTATTTGCTAGAGCTAAATTTACAATATTAGGCGACTTTAATCAAACCCTTGAAAAGCACGGTAATAAATTTATTTATGATGATCTAGAAGACATTCTTCATAAGAAAAAAAGTCTAAAACTTTCTATGAATAAAAGTTTTAGATCCTCAATTGAAATTAATTCATTTACTCAAAAAATATTAAATAGCAAAGAAGAGTTTGTTTCCTTTGATAGGCATGAAGATGAACCAATAATTGTATTCAAAGATAATGAGAAGTCCATTTATGAAGCTATCATACTAGATATTCACAAATACGAAAATCTTGGTTATGAGTCTATTGCAGTTATTTGTAAAACGCAGCAAGAAGCACTAATAATTGAAAAAGAATTAATTAGGTTAGATAACATTAAATTATTAAATATAGATGACACTGAAATTATAAAGGGCACCGTAGTTATTCCATCCTATATATCAAAAGGCCTAGAATTTGATGTAGTACTAGTTTTCAATGTTTCAAAAAACAATTATAATAGTGAATTCGATAGGAATCTTTTATATGTTGCTTGCACAAGAGCACTACATCAACTTGTTATTTATTATACTGGAGAAAAAAGCGATTTTTTTTAA
- a CDS encoding sensor histidine kinase, with protein MTREIILDILEALLLLGVFSSLTNQKKYIVTNKLRSGLFCILYVCAISLSTFYVNNLYHTLTNIVVSILLLKLITKISLYLSTIIFSLFFTIIFTTETFVQFIEIFLLKVNLNQILTVNKYLFIFLILCKSLQIVIVILLLKFDVYFKDILLNEEKFLFSEFLIQIGIFNLFIYILIFSVLDIESNKIYNMLIYSIFFVFSIIAVLYLKEREKMININNKYKIQKHQISNMEEIMSIIRQEKHDYANHINVIQALCCLNKPNAVEKIKEYVSKISDTIHTSFTYLNTGNDYIDGLLSIKNNYAMKNKIDFNVIIDESFNILKIREDELISIISNIIDNAFEAFKLKSYTENKEISITTYLENTTFCIEIANNGEEIPEEIKNKIFEKGFSTKTKQEGDHGFGLYITKQLAEHNNGNISVERVSGKTKFLVEFKM; from the coding sequence ATGACTAGAGAAATAATACTTGATATTTTAGAAGCATTATTATTATTAGGAGTTTTTAGCTCTTTAACTAATCAGAAAAAGTATATAGTAACAAATAAATTAAGATCAGGACTGTTTTGTATATTATACGTTTGTGCTATTTCTTTAAGTACATTTTATGTAAATAATTTGTATCATACACTTACTAATATAGTGGTTTCTATTCTACTATTAAAATTGATTACAAAAATAAGTCTTTATTTATCTACTATCATATTTTCTCTGTTTTTTACAATAATCTTTACTACAGAAACTTTTGTTCAGTTCATTGAAATATTTTTACTTAAAGTGAATTTAAATCAAATTTTAACAGTTAATAAATACTTATTTATCTTCCTTATTTTGTGCAAATCCCTACAAATAGTGATTGTTATATTACTTTTAAAATTCGATGTATATTTTAAAGATATATTGCTTAATGAGGAAAAATTTCTTTTCTCTGAATTTCTAATACAAATTGGTATCTTCAATCTATTTATATACATTTTAATTTTTAGTGTGTTAGACATTGAGAGTAATAAAATATATAATATGTTAATTTACAGCATATTTTTTGTGTTTTCAATAATTGCAGTTCTATACTTAAAAGAAAGAGAGAAAATGATTAATATAAATAACAAATATAAAATTCAAAAGCACCAAATTTCTAATATGGAAGAAATAATGAGCATCATCAGACAAGAAAAACATGATTATGCTAACCATATCAATGTTATACAAGCATTATGTTGTTTAAACAAACCGAATGCTGTTGAGAAAATAAAAGAATATGTATCAAAAATTTCGGATACAATTCATACATCATTTACATATCTAAATACAGGAAATGATTATATCGATGGATTGTTATCAATAAAAAATAACTATGCAATGAAAAATAAAATAGATTTTAATGTGATAATTGATGAATCTTTTAATATTTTAAAAATTAGGGAAGACGAATTAATCAGTATTATTAGTAATATTATAGATAATGCATTTGAAGCATTCAAATTAAAATCATATACTGAAAATAAGGAAATATCGATTACTACTTATTTAGAGAATACAACATTTTGTATCGAAATAGCAAATAATGGAGAGGAAATTCCGGAAGAAATAAAAAATAAAATTTTTGAAAAAGGGTTTTCTACAAAAACGAAGCAAGAAGGTGACCATGGGTTTGGGCTATATATTACTAAACAATTAGCCGAGCATAATAATGGGAACATATCTGTAGAACGTGTTTCGGGAAAAACCAAATTTCTAGTTGAATTTAAGATGTAA
- a CDS encoding FAD-dependent oxidoreductase, which translates to MKVIVIGGGWSGCMAAITAKKAGAEVALYEKTDMLLGLGNVGGIMRNNGRYTAAEELIALGTGEFIHVTDENTKHKNIDFPGHKNAWLYDVNKIEPAVGRYLKAMDIEVNMITRVVDIKKEDNKIKGIYLSDKSYVAADAFIETTGSAGPMNNCLKYGNGCAMCILRCPAFGGRVSISSKAGIEDLKGEREEEGVYGAFSGSGKLAKGSLANDIVEQLDATGVLIVKVPKEDVNLDKLKLKVCQQYALKEFAENLILIDTGDVKLMTPYYPLEKLRKIKGFENAKYVDPYAGGIGNSIRYVSIAPRDDSMKVNDLDNLFCAGEKAGLFIGHTEAMATGSLAGYNAVKNYLGMPPLILPRTLAVGDIIAYANEKMQTSEGRKNRYTFAGAEYFKRMKELGLYTLDTDEIKSKVENLNLTNIFNKKLI; encoded by the coding sequence TTGAAGGTTATAGTAATTGGTGGTGGATGGTCTGGTTGCATGGCTGCGATCACAGCAAAAAAAGCTGGTGCTGAAGTTGCCTTATATGAGAAAACAGATATGCTTTTAGGTCTTGGTAATGTCGGTGGTATAATGAGAAATAATGGTCGCTATACTGCAGCTGAAGAATTAATAGCATTAGGAACAGGAGAGTTTATACATGTGACTGACGAAAATACCAAACATAAAAATATTGATTTTCCAGGCCATAAAAATGCTTGGCTTTATGATGTAAACAAGATTGAACCCGCAGTTGGAAGATATTTAAAAGCCATGGATATAGAAGTAAACATGATAACAAGAGTAGTTGATATTAAAAAAGAAGATAATAAAATAAAAGGAATATATCTATCAGATAAAAGTTACGTTGCCGCTGATGCATTTATAGAAACTACAGGCTCAGCTGGTCCAATGAATAATTGCTTAAAATATGGTAATGGATGTGCAATGTGCATTCTTAGATGCCCTGCCTTTGGTGGGAGAGTAAGTATAAGTAGCAAAGCAGGTATTGAAGATTTAAAAGGTGAGCGAGAAGAAGAGGGTGTATATGGTGCATTTAGTGGTTCTGGCAAACTAGCCAAGGGTTCCTTAGCTAATGATATAGTTGAACAATTGGATGCGACAGGCGTGCTTATTGTAAAGGTTCCAAAAGAAGATGTAAATTTAGATAAACTTAAGCTAAAGGTATGTCAGCAATATGCCCTAAAAGAATTTGCTGAAAATTTAATTCTTATAGATACCGGTGACGTAAAGCTTATGACCCCCTATTATCCATTAGAAAAATTGAGAAAAATCAAAGGATTTGAAAATGCAAAATACGTAGACCCATATGCAGGTGGAATAGGAAACTCCATCAGATATGTGTCCATAGCTCCAAGAGATGACAGTATGAAGGTTAACGATTTAGATAATTTGTTTTGCGCTGGAGAGAAAGCCGGTCTATTTATAGGCCACACTGAAGCGATGGCAACAGGATCTTTGGCTGGATACAATGCCGTAAAAAATTACTTAGGAATGCCTCCACTAATATTGCCAAGGACCCTAGCTGTAGGTGATATAATAGCTTACGCAAATGAAAAAATGCAAACTAGTGAAGGAAGAAAAAACAGATATACCTTTGCAGGAGCAGAGTATTTTAAAAGAATGAAGGAACTAGGACTTTATACTCTTGATACGGATGAGATTAAGTCGAAAGTAGAAAATTTAAATTTAACTAATATATTTAATAAAAAACTTATATAG
- a CDS encoding CD1375 family protein: MSNILVKTFLKILLNIYLINKKSSEDNITLIDVLYTMAKILIVKGGIKMVDMYYRLVKAGLRTIQKVPDQFRDDVITNLATLTLNKNGKSDTNEKYK, from the coding sequence ATGAGTAATATACTAGTGAAAACGTTTTTGAAAATACTTTTAAATATTTATCTAATTAATAAAAAATCAAGTGAAGATAATATAACTTTAATAGATGTTTTATATACAATGGCCAAAATCTTAATAGTGAAAGGAGGAATAAAAATGGTTGATATGTATTACAGGCTTGTGAAAGCAGGCTTAAGAACAATTCAGAAAGTACCAGATCAATTTAGAGATGACGTTATAACAAATTTGGCGACATTAACATTAAACAAAAATGGCAAGTCGGATACAAACGAGAAATACAAATAG
- a CDS encoding ABC transporter ATP-binding protein: MSVLNASNVVKIYKGLGKSNSTKALNGICLTIENGEFVAIMGPSGSGKTTLLNILSGIDKLTSGDIEISGQNINVMTKDELALFRRRHLGFVFQEFNLLDSLTLKENVMLPMILDDKEPEDIQSKTDEVMAMFNIEDIMEKYPYTVSGGQQQRTAISRAIINNPDIIFADEPTGNLDSKSSKNVMKCFEKLNTINKNTILIVTHDSFAASFCNRVIFIKDGLVNMEIRKDGTRKDFFDNILGCLALIGGAEDDI; the protein is encoded by the coding sequence ATGTCAGTTTTAAACGCGAGTAATGTAGTAAAAATTTACAAAGGATTGGGTAAATCAAATTCTACAAAAGCTCTTAATGGTATTTGTCTTACAATCGAAAATGGTGAATTTGTTGCGATAATGGGACCCTCTGGTAGTGGAAAGACAACACTTTTAAATATTCTAAGTGGGATAGATAAACTTACATCTGGTGATATTGAAATTTCAGGGCAAAATATAAATGTGATGACAAAAGATGAATTAGCTCTCTTTAGACGTCGACATTTGGGTTTTGTTTTTCAAGAATTTAATTTATTAGATAGCCTTACACTAAAAGAAAATGTCATGTTACCGATGATACTAGATGATAAAGAACCAGAAGATATTCAAAGTAAGACAGATGAAGTTATGGCAATGTTTAATATAGAAGACATCATGGAAAAATATCCATATACTGTTTCTGGGGGTCAGCAACAAAGAACAGCTATAAGCCGAGCTATAATAAATAACCCAGACATAATATTTGCTGATGAGCCCACAGGAAACTTAGATTCTAAATCTTCAAAGAATGTAATGAAGTGTTTTGAAAAATTAAATACTATAAATAAAAATACCATATTAATAGTAACACATGATTCTTTTGCTGCCAGTTTTTGTAACCGTGTGATTTTCATAAAAGATGGTCTTGTTAACATGGAAATTAGGAAAGATGGTACTAGAAAGGATTTTTTCGACAATATATTGGGTTGCCTTGCGCTAATTGGAGGTGCGGAAGATGACATTTAA
- a CDS encoding DeoR/GlpR family DNA-binding transcription regulator, with protein sequence MLPIERLEIIKQTALSEKKLYVSKLSEKFDVTEETIRRDLEKLEQQGLVTRSYGGAILNAQITNEDIPFYKRSKTDMGEKIYIASKAIEFIKEDSTIMADCSSTVLEVLKLIKDRSDVTVITNSVEVLSELNQSELNIISTGGSIKQRSLSLQGPITQSTIRKYSVDLAFVSCKGMDIKKGILDSNEEEAEIKNTMIKQASKVILLIDHSKYDKTSFVKLFDYENIDYIITDKEPREEWLKLLHSNNIEIIY encoded by the coding sequence ATGTTACCAATAGAAAGATTAGAAATTATAAAGCAGACAGCCTTAAGCGAAAAAAAACTATATGTTTCAAAGTTAAGCGAAAAATTTGATGTAACGGAAGAAACAATTAGGCGAGATTTAGAAAAACTAGAACAACAAGGTTTAGTTACTAGAAGTTATGGTGGGGCAATATTGAATGCTCAAATAACAAATGAGGATATACCTTTTTATAAAAGGTCAAAGACCGATATGGGAGAAAAAATATACATAGCATCAAAAGCAATAGAATTTATTAAAGAAGATAGTACGATAATGGCAGATTGTAGTTCAACTGTACTTGAGGTCTTGAAGCTAATTAAAGATAGAAGTGACGTAACAGTTATAACAAATTCAGTTGAAGTTCTTAGTGAACTTAATCAATCAGAACTAAATATTATATCAACGGGTGGCTCAATAAAGCAAAGATCTTTATCACTTCAAGGACCCATAACACAAAGTACTATTAGAAAATATAGTGTAGATTTAGCATTTGTGAGCTGCAAAGGAATGGATATTAAAAAAGGAATATTAGACTCAAATGAAGAAGAGGCAGAAATTAAAAATACTATGATAAAGCAAGCCAGTAAGGTAATTTTATTAATTGATCATAGTAAATATGATAAAACTTCTTTCGTAAAGCTTTTTGATTATGAAAATATAGATTACATAATTACAGATAAAGAACCAAGAGAAGAATGGTTAAAATTATTACATTCTAATAACATTGAAATTATATATTAG
- the rhaD gene encoding rhamnulose-1-phosphate aldolase — translation MNIENMKFIQNFKKIANDAWLKGWHERNGGNITYRLTQEEVSAVKGIINEDSAYTPIGVTVENLANEYFLVTGSGKFIRNMTVCLEENAGLIKIDEKGENYKIVWGLINGARPTSEVTSHLMSHSIKKEKTNGTYRVIMHSHTTNAIALTFVLPLDGKVFTRELWEMATECPVVFPGGIGIVPWMVPGGAPIAEATGKLMKKHDVVIWAHHGMFCAGETLDLTFGLMDTVEKSAEILVKVLSMGGKKQTITSQNFRDLAKDFNVNISEDYLG, via the coding sequence ATGAATATAGAAAATATGAAATTTATACAAAACTTTAAAAAAATTGCAAATGATGCATGGCTTAAGGGTTGGCATGAAAGAAACGGTGGAAATATAACTTATAGATTAACACAAGAGGAAGTATCAGCAGTTAAAGGCATTATTAATGAAGATTCAGCATATACTCCAATTGGAGTAACTGTTGAAAACTTAGCTAATGAGTATTTCCTAGTAACCGGAAGTGGAAAATTCATAAGAAATATGACCGTATGTTTAGAAGAAAATGCAGGACTCATAAAGATTGATGAAAAAGGCGAAAATTACAAAATAGTTTGGGGATTAATAAATGGGGCAAGACCAACAAGTGAAGTAACATCACATTTAATGAGTCATTCAATAAAGAAAGAAAAAACAAATGGAACATACAGAGTTATAATGCATTCACATACTACAAACGCTATAGCTTTAACATTTGTATTACCACTAGATGGCAAGGTATTTACAAGAGAATTGTGGGAAATGGCAACAGAATGTCCAGTAGTATTCCCAGGCGGAATAGGCATAGTACCTTGGATGGTTCCAGGTGGAGCTCCGATTGCAGAAGCAACTGGTAAATTAATGAAAAAACATGATGTTGTAATTTGGGCACATCACGGAATGTTCTGCGCTGGTGAAACTCTAGATTTAACTTTCGGACTTATGGATACAGTAGAGAAATCAGCTGAAATTTTAGTTAAAGTATTATCAATGGGTGGAAAAAAACAAACAATAACTTCTCAAAACTTTAGAGATTTAGCAAAAGATTTTAATGTTAATATTTCAGAAGACTATTTAGGCTAA